In Malania oleifera isolate guangnan ecotype guangnan chromosome 8, ASM2987363v1, whole genome shotgun sequence, a single window of DNA contains:
- the LOC131161854 gene encoding probable receptor-like protein kinase At1g11050, which translates to MGKSQIFSSLLCLLIFSFTSSLLHLASSTCPMDLSYVQTFPWDTTLCRSHDAGADSRGRCCQSLLSLFGMGLAQHLKDTSLFQLPDANSSSSCLSIFQSQIAALSIDPSLVPQCFSNTAQFVTNTSSCVGIENKQDWIKKIGETTELDQSCRSGDMVQQGLTWCSACLDAGLKVTSQLVASDPKHSTKCFYFTILYAAGIVNEFGPKDERTATCIMGLPLSSSTKPDRESSNGTSNRNNLLKLVFGALGVLVGVLIAIGILFFVYRKRLVKKRQQALHEEFVNGVRARVKPNTGATWFGIAELERATSGFSQRNFIGQGGYGIVYKGTFSDGTVVAVKQILDLDSKGDKEFTNEVELISKIRHRNLLPLRGCCVTSDNSRGRRRYLVYDFMPNGSLHDHLFNSKIKLSWPQRKNIILDVARGLAYLHHGIRPAVYHRDVKATNILLDEEMRGRVGDFGLARQSEEGQSHLTTRAAGTHGYVAPEYALYGQLKEKSDVYSFGIVILETMSGRKVLDAASMMMSSCSTEVLITDWAWKLVKAGRVEEVVEEGMRGEGARGVMERFVLIGILCAHVMVAFRPTIAEALKMLEGDIDIPPLPDRPLPLTLSHEPFRLESLQLPHGVSSSSGISDGWRPSSSGSSFV; encoded by the exons ATGGGCAAGTCTCAAATTTTCTCTTCCCTCCTCTGTCTGCTGATCTTCTCCTTCACCTCCTCTCTTCTCCATTTGGCATCCTCCACATGCCCCATGGATCTCTCCTACGTCCAAACCTTCCCATGGGACACTACCCTCTGCCGCAGCCACGACGCTGGCGCCGACAGCCGCGGCCGCTGCTGCCAATCCCTCCTCAGCCTCTTCGGCATGGGACTCGCCCAACACCTCAAAGACACCTCCTTGTTCCAACTCCCCGATGCAAATTCTTCATCCTCTTGTCTCTCCATCTTCCAATCCCAGATCGCCGCGCTCTCCATCGATCCCTCTTTAGTCCCTCAGTGCTTCAGCAACACCGCCCAGTTCGTCACCAACACTTCGAGCTGCGTGGGAATCGAAAATAAACAAGATTGGATTAAAAAGATTGGTGAAACAACTGAGCTGGATCAGTCCTGCAGATCTGGAGACATGGTGCAGCAGGGACTAACTTGGTGCAGCGCCTGCCTCGACGCCGGGTTGAAGGTGACCTCCCAGCTGGTGGCTTCAGACCCCAAGCACTCCACCAAATGCTTCTACTTCACCATTTTGTATGCTGCGGGAATCGTCAACGAGTTCGGTCCCAAGGACGAACGGACCGCTACTTGCATAATGGGCTTGCCCTTGTCCTCCTCCACAAAACCCGATCGCGAATCGTCGAATGGTACTTCGAACCGAAACAACTTGCTCAAGTTGGTTTTTGGGGCTTTGGGTGTTCTTGTGGGGGTTCTGATTGCCATAGGAATACTGTTCTTTGTGTACAGAAAAAGGTTAGTGAAGAAAAGGCAACAAGCTTTGCACGAAGAGTTCGTGAATGGGGTAAGGGCGCGGGTGAAACCGAACACCGGGGCAACATGGTTTGGCATCGCCGAGCTCGAACGAGCAACAAGTGGGTTTTCTCAGAGAAACTTTATAGGCCAAGGCGGGTACGGAATTGTTTACAAGGGTACCTTCTCCGACGGCACCGTGGTGGCGGTGAAGCAAATCCTGGACTTGGACTCCAAAGGGGACAAAGAATTCACCAATGAAGTCGAGCTCATAAGCAAAATAAGGCATAGAAACTTGCTTCCCCTCCGAGGCTGCTGCGTAACAAGTGATAATTCCAGAGGTAGAAGAAG GTATCTCGTGTACGACTTCATGCCCAACGGAAGCCTCCACGACCACCTCTTCAATTCAAAAATCAAACTGAGTTGGCCGCAGCGGAAGAACATAATCCTGGACGTGGCGAGGGGACTGGCTTACCTGCACCACGGGATCCGGCCGGCGGTGTACCATCGGGACGTGAAGGCGACGAACATTCTGCTGGACGAGGAGATGCGGGGGAGGGTGGGGGATTTCGGGCTGGCGAGGCAGAGCGAGGAGGGGCAGTCGCATCTGACGACGAGGGCGGCGGGGACGCACGGGTACGTGGCTCCGGAGTACGCGCTGTACGGGCAGCTGAAGGAGAAGAGCGACGTGTACAGCTTCGGGATAGTGATTCTGGAGACGATGAGCGGGAGGAAGGTGCTGGACGCGGCGTCGATGATGATGAGCAGTTGCAGCACTGAGGTTCTGATAACGGATTGGGCGTGGAAGCTGGTGAAGGCGGGGAGGGTGGAGGAGGTGGTGGAGGAGGGGATGAGGGGGGAGGGGGCGAGAGGGGTTATGGAGAGGTTTGTGCTGATTGGGATTCTGTGTGCGCATGTGATGGTGGCGTTTAGGCCTACCATTGCGGAGGCTCTGAAGATGTTGGAAGGGGACATTGACATTCCGCCGTTGCCCGACAGGCCATTGCCTCTGACTCTGAGCCATGAGCCGTTTCGATTGGAGTCTCTGCAGTTACCGCATGGAGTTTCTTCGTCGTCGGGGATTAGTGATGGATGGAGACCCAGCTCGAGCGGGAGCTCGTTCGTGTAG